A stretch of the Vigna radiata var. radiata cultivar VC1973A chromosome 9, Vradiata_ver6, whole genome shotgun sequence genome encodes the following:
- the LOC106774093 gene encoding ribosome biogenesis protein NSA2 homolog, producing the protein MPQGDYIERHRRDYGYRLDHFERKRKKEARQVHKRSAMAQKALGIKGKIIAKKNYAEKAQMKKTLAMHEESTSRRKADDNVQDGAVPAYLLDRDNTTRAKVLSNTIKQKRKEKAGKWDVPLPKVRPVAEDEMFKVVRTGKRKTKQWKRMVTKATFVGPGFTRKPPKYERFIRPTGLRFTKAHVTHPELKCTFNLEIIGVKKNPNGPMYTSLGVMTKGTIIEVNVSELGLVTPAGKVVWGKYAQVTNNPENDGCINAVLLV; encoded by the exons ATG CCGCAAGGGGACTACATAGAGCGTCACCGAAGAGACTATGGCTACCGCCTCGATCACTTCGAGCGCAAGCGCAAGAAAGAGGCTCGGCAAGTTCACAAGCGCTCCGCAATGGCTCAGAAG GCCCTTGGTATCAAAGGGAAGATTATtgccaaaaaaaattatgctgAAAAGGCGCAGATGAAGAAGAC TTTGGCTATGCATGAAGAGTCAACATCCAGGCGCAAAGCTGATGATAATGTTCAAGATGGAGCCGTTCCTGCTTATCTTCTGGATCGTGATAACACGACCAGAGCAAAG GTTCTCAGCAACACCATTAAGCAAAAGAGGAAAGAGAAGGCTGGAAAGTGGGATGTTCCTCTACCCAAG GTTCGTCCTGTGGCTGAAGATGAAATGTTCAAAGTGGTCCGTACTGGTAAAAGAAAGA CCAAGCAATGGAAGAGGATGGTTACTAAGGCAACATTTGTTGGGCCTGGTTTTACCAGGAAGCCTCCAAAGTATGAGAGATTCATTCGTCCAACAGGTTTGCGGTTCACCAAGGCCCATGTCACTCATCCAGAACTTAAATGCACGTTTAATCTAGAAATAATTGGAGTAAAGAAAAACCCTAACGGCCCTATGTACACCTCTCTTGGTGTTATGACCAAGGGAACTATAATTGAg GTGAATGTCAGTGAACTTGGCCTTGTCACACCTGCGGGAAAAGTTGTGTGGg GTAAATATGCTCAGGTTACCAATAATCCCGAAAATGATGGTTGTATAAATGCTGTGTTGCTTGTTTAA
- the LOC111242548 gene encoding uncharacterized protein LOC111242548 yields MGEQETIEGYIGRIQVIVNVMRACDKIVKDKKIVHKILRTLTLQYDHIVVAIVESRDLEKMKVEELQNSLEAHEQRLLERKAVEQDATPSTCQALQAKVQKGRETGRGRGKRGGRGGRNGGRFINSTEQNKGENNIKHGNNRGRGKPRGIGGRKSVDRRNVNKKKDNNEANLVKDEPKSDSDHVILVTVATHGKIGKDQRTTYKDLMQQTYKKADRCEKEMKCVKYVSVGEKENHAEQEMSWYLDTGCSNHMTDNRIWLLDLDISVKSMIRFADNNTIQAEGVGKILIKGKDGKSVYMHNVLYVPLMKSNLLSLGQLLEKGFTMKMQ; encoded by the exons ATGGGGGAACAAGAAACCATTGAAGGTTACATCGGCAGAATCCAAGTGATTGTCAACGTAATGCGTGCATGCGACAAAATAGTCAAAGATAAGAAGATAGTTCATAAGATTTTACGTACGTTAACGCTCCAGTACGACCACATTGTCGTGGCGATTGTAGAAAGTAGAGATTTGGAGAAAATGAAAGTCGAAGAATTGCAAAACTCACTTGAAGCTCACGAACAACGATTGCTAGAAAGGAAAGCCGTAGAACAAGATGCAACACCGAGCACTTGCCAGGCATTACAAGCGAAAGTCCAGAAGGGTCGTGAAACTGGCAGAGGAAGAGGCAAACGAGGTGGTCGTGGAGGTCGAAATGGAGGAAGATTCATTAATAGCACTGAACAAAACAAAGGTGAGAACAACATCAAACACGGGAATAACAGAGGCCGAGGGAAACCCAGAGGAATAGGAGGTAGGAAAAGTGTTGACAGAAGAAATGT CAACAAGAAAAAAGACAACAACGAAGCTAATCTTGTGAAGGATGAACCAAAATCCGACTCAGACCACGTGATACTGGTGACAGTTGCAACACATGGCAAGATTGGAAAAGATCAGAGAACAACATATAAAGATCTCATGCAGCAAACATACAAGAAAGCAGACAGGTGTGAAAAAGAAATGAAGTGCGTGAAATATGTGTCTGTTGGTGAGAAAGAAAACCATGCAGAACAAGAGATGTCGTGGTACCTGGATACAGGTTGCTCCAACCACATGACAGATAATCGAATATGGCTTCTTGATCTTGACATAAGTGTCAAAAGCATGATCCGATTCGCTGACAACAACACCATTCAAGCTGAAGGGGTAGGAAAAATTCTGATTAAAGGCAAAGATGGAAAGTCTGTATACATGCACAATGTCCTTTACGTGCCCTTGATGAAGAGTAATCTTCTTAGCCTAGGTCAACTACTTGAAAAAGGCTTTACCATGAAAATGCAGTAG
- the LOC111242520 gene encoding uncharacterized protein LOC111242520 isoform X2 produces MIATVSGHCESRPEIPTTALTTTMSSAAHALAPLFLHRVNGRYRQLCPSPGSLTASRQLSSTVTVTPNLPFNQTAHYRVLAIHGTLFWLLVGLGFMQEEGYSVNRSRMYMGDCSVALETNISGRKVGCTW; encoded by the exons ATGAtagccaccgtctccggccattGTGAGTCACGGCCTGAAATTCCAACGACGGCGCTAACCACTACCATGTCGTCAGCTGCTCACGCACTCGCCCCACTCTTCCTCCACCGAGTTAATGGCCGCTATCGGCAACTTTGCCCATCACCGGGAAGTTTAACGGCGTCAAGGCAACTCTCCTCTACTGTCACTGTCACCCCGAACCTTCCGTTCAACCAAACTGCCCACTACCGC GTTCTTGCTATTCATGGGACCCTGTTTTGGTTATTGGTGGGTTTGGGGTTCATGCAAGAAGAAGGGTATAGTGTAAACAGGAGTAGAATGTATATGGGTGACTGTTCTGTAGCTTTAGAGACTAATATTTCTGGGAGAAAGGTTGGATGTACATGGTGA
- the LOC111242520 gene encoding uncharacterized protein LOC111242520 isoform X1, with translation MIATVSGHCESRPEIPTTALTTTMSSAAHALAPLFLHRVNGRYRQLCPSPGSLTASRQLSSTVTVTPNLPFNQTAHYRVTPCFTETPFPTWLRVLAIHGTLFWLLVGLGFMQEEGYSVNRSRMYMGDCSVALETNISGRKVGCTW, from the exons ATGAtagccaccgtctccggccattGTGAGTCACGGCCTGAAATTCCAACGACGGCGCTAACCACTACCATGTCGTCAGCTGCTCACGCACTCGCCCCACTCTTCCTCCACCGAGTTAATGGCCGCTATCGGCAACTTTGCCCATCACCGGGAAGTTTAACGGCGTCAAGGCAACTCTCCTCTACTGTCACTGTCACCCCGAACCTTCCGTTCAACCAAACTGCCCACTACCGCGTAACCCCCTGTTTCACTGAAACACCATTTCCTACTTGGCTGCGC GTTCTTGCTATTCATGGGACCCTGTTTTGGTTATTGGTGGGTTTGGGGTTCATGCAAGAAGAAGGGTATAGTGTAAACAGGAGTAGAATGTATATGGGTGACTGTTCTGTAGCTTTAGAGACTAATATTTCTGGGAGAAAGGTTGGATGTACATGGTGA
- the LOC106773686 gene encoding ubiquinone biosynthesis protein COQ4 homolog, mitochondrial, with protein MIEGSRIRLKTWQQAAVAMGSAVGALLDPRRADLIAALGETTGKPAFEKVLQRMKSCPEGRAVLLERPRVVSANVGHAWDLPENTFGAAYARFMGSRNFSPDDRPPVRFMDTDELAYVTMRAREVHDFWHTLFDLPTNLIGETALKVIEFEQMGLPMCLLSVVGGTARFSGKQRKLFYQHYFPWAIRAGMQCTDLMCVYYERHFHEDLEDVRRKLQIVPAPVVP; from the exons ATGATAGAAGGTAGTAGAATCCGGTTGAAGACATGGCAGCAGGCTGCTGTGGCAATGGGTTCGGCAGTGGGGGCATTGTTGGACCCTCGAAGAGCAGATTTAATAGCGGCTCTTGGTGAAACGACTGGAAAGCCTGCTTTTGAGAAAGTTCTTCAGAGGATGAAGAGTTGCCCTGAAGGGAGG GCTGTGTTATTGGAGCGCCCTCGTGTTGTTTCTGCAAATGTCGGACATGCCTGGGACCTGCCGGAAAACACATTCGGTGCTGCCTATGCTAGGTTTATGGGATCTAGGAACTTTTCACCAGATGATCGACCTCCTGTTCGGTTCATGGATACAGATGAACTGGCCTATGTAACAATGAGAGCTCGTGAAGTGCATGACTTCTGGCATACCCTTTTTGACCTTCCCACTAACTTGATTGGGGAGACAGCGTTGAAGGTTATTGAGTTTGAGCAGATGGGCCTTCCTATGTGCCTGCTGTCCGTTGTAGGGGGCACCGCTAGATTCAGTGGAAAGCAGAGGAAATTGTTTTATCAGCATTACTTCCCCTGGGCTATTCGTGCTGGCATGCAATGCACTGATCTTATGTGTGTGTATTATGAGCGGCATTTTCATGAAGACTTGGAAGATGTTCGCAGAAAACTGCAAATTGTTCCTGCTCCCGTTGTTCCTTAG
- the LOC106774046 gene encoding mitogen-activated protein kinase homolog MMK2: MSGVESDHNNIKGVPTHGGRYIQYNIYGNLFEVSRKYVPPIRPVGRGAYGIVCAAVNAETGEEVAIKKVGNAFDNRIDAKRTLREIKLLRHMDHANIMSIRDIIRPPQKENFNDVYLVSELMDTDLHQIIRSNQPLTDDHCRYFLYQLLRGLKYVHSANVLHRDLKPSNLLLNANCDLKIADFGLARTTSETDFMTEYVVTRWYRAPELLLNCSEYTAAIDIWSVGCILGEIITRQPLFPGKDYVHQLRLVTELIGSPDDASLGFLRSDNARRYVKQLPQYPKQNFSARFPSMSPGAVDLLEKMLIFDPNRRITVDEALSHPYMAPLHDINEEPVCTRPFSFDFEQPSFTEEDIKELIWRESVKFNPLPPVY; the protein is encoded by the exons ATGTCTGGTGTTGAGTCTGACCACAACAACATCAAAGGGGTACCAACTCATGGTGGACGCTACATTCAGTACAATATCTATGGCAACCTCTTCGAAGTTTCCAGAAAGTATGTCCCTCCTATTCGCCCTGTGGGTAGAGGTGCTTATGGTATTGTTTG TGCTGCTGTAAATGCGGAGACAGGAGAGGAAGTTGCCATTAAGAAGGTTGGCAATGCATTTGACAACAGAATAGATGCCAAGAGGACCTTACGAGAAATTAAACTTCTTCGGCACATGGATCATGCAAAC ATTATGTCCATTAGAGATATTATACGACCTCCTCAGAAGGAAAACTTCAATGATGTATACCTTGTTTCCGAGTTAATGGACACAGATCTCCATCAAATAATACGTTCCAATCAACCACTGACTGATGATCATTGTCGG TATTTTCTGTATCAATTGCTTCGAGGACTCAAATATGTACATTCAGCAAATGTTTTGCACCGTGATCTAAAGCCTAGCAATTTGCTATTGAATGCCAATTGTGACCTTAAGATTGCCGATTTCGGCCTTGCTAGAACTACATCTGAAACTGATTTTATGACCGAGTATGTGGTCACTCGATGGTACCGAGCTCCCGAGTTACTTCTTAATTGTTCAGAATATACCGCAGCCATTGATATATGGTCTGTTGGTTGCATACTTGGAGAAATCATAACAAGACAGCCTCTCTTTCCTGGCAAAGATTATGTTCATCAGCTGAGACTAGTCACAGAG cTGATTGGTTCACCCGATGATGCGAGCCTTGGATTTCTACGAAGTGATAATGCTCGTAGATATGTAAAACAGCTTCCCCAGTATCCAAAGCAAAACTTTTCTGCTAGATTTCCCAGCATGTCTCCTGGTGCTGTTGATTTGCTAGAGAAGATGCTTATCTTTGATCCTAACAGGCGTATTACAG TTGATGAGGCATTGAGCCACCCATACATGGCACCTCTCCACGACATCAATGAGGAACCTGTTTGCACTAGACCCTTCAGTTTTGACTTTGAGCAACCGTCATTCACTGAAGAAGATATCAAGGAACTCATCTGGAGAGAATCTGTGAAGTTCAATCCTCTTCCACCAGTCTACTGA
- the LOC106773201 gene encoding probable polygalacturonase produces the protein MAPRITSNRGHRAGNPNPLAYSASLTDFGGVGDGKTSNTKVFKSAISHLSEYASKGGAQLYVPAGKWLTGSFSLTSHFTLYLHKDAVLLASQDISEWPAIEPLPSYGRGRDAAAGRYTSLIFGTNLTDVIVTGDNGTIDGQGAFWWQKFHKKQLKYTRPYLIELMFSDKIQISNLTLLNSPSWNVHPVYSSNIIIKGLTIIATVPSPNTDGINPDSCTNTKIEDCYIVSGDDCIAVKSGWDQYGIKFGWPTKQLVIRRLTCISPESAAIALGSEMSGGIEDVRAEDITAIHTESGVRIKTAIGRGGYVKDIYVKGMTLHTMKWVFWMTGSYGSHADSHYDPKALPEIKGINYIDVVADNVTMAARLEGISNDPFTGICIANVTINMAAKAKKQPWTCTDIEGTTSGVTPKPCNSLPDQGQENIKACDFPTDDLPIDSLELKKCAYRIKHA, from the exons ATGGCTCCTAGGATAACAAGTAACCGTGGACAT AGAGCAGGAAATCCAAATCCGTTGGCTTACAGTGCTTCATTGACGGATTTTGGTGGTGTTGGAGATGGAAAAACATCAAACACAAAGGTATTTAAGTCTGCAATCAGTCATCTGAGTGAGTATGCTTCAAAAGGGGGGGCTCAGCTCTATGTTCCTGCTGGAAAATGGCTTACTGGGAGTTTTAGCCTTACCAGTCATTTCACTCTCTATCTCCACAAAGATGCTGTTCTCCTTGCATCTCAG GATATTAGTGAGTGGCCTGCGATTGAACCACTCCCATCGTACGGTAGAGGAAGAGATGCAGCAGCAGGAAGGTATACCAGCCTCATATTTGGAACAAACCTCACTGATGTTATTGTCACAG GTGACAATGGCACCATAGATGGTCAAGGAGCGTTTTGGTGGCAGAAATTTCACAAGAAACAGTTGAAGTACACTCGTCCATACTTGATTGAGTTAATGTTCTCAGACAAGATTCAAATTTCTAATTTGACCCTCCTAAATTCTCCATCATGGAATGTTCATCCTGTTTATAGCAG caatattattattaaaggcCTCACCATTATCGCTACTGTCCCATCTCCAAACACCGATGGCATCAACCCAG ATTCTTGCACGAATACCAAAATTGAAGACTGCTACATAGTTTCTGGAGATGACTGTATAGCAGTGAAAAGTGGGTGGGATCAGTATGGCATAAAGTTTGGATGGCCCACAAAACAGCTAGTGATCAGACGGCTAACATGCATTTCCCCAGAAAGTGCAGCCATTGCCTTAGGAAGTGAGATGTCTGGTGGAATCGAAGATGTCAGAGCTGAGGATATCACAGCCATCCATACAGAATCAGGGGTCAGAATCAAGACTGCAATAGGGAGAGGAGGGTATGTGAAGGACATATATGTAAAGGGAATGACCTTGCACACCATGAAATGGGTTTTTTGGATGACTGGTAGCTATGGCTCCCATGCTGATAGCCACTATGATCCTAAAGCCTTGCCTGAGATCAAAGGCATCAACTACATAGATGTGGTGGCTGACAATGTCACCATGGCTGCTAGGTTGGAAGGAATCTCCAATGACCCTTTTACTGGAATCTGCATTGCCAATGTCACCATTAACATGGCAGCCAAGGCCAAAAAACAGCCATGGACATGTACTGATATTGAAGGGACCACAAGTGGGGTGACTCCTAAGCCATGCAATTCTTTACCTGATCAAGGGCAGGAGAACATCAAAGCCTGCGATTTCCCCACAGATGATCTACCAATTGATTCGTTGGAGCTTAAGAAGTGTGCTTACCGAATTAAACATGCATGA